A window of Streptomyces sp. NBC_01241 genomic DNA:
GCGAACAGCAGCCGCCCGGCGGCCGCCTGTCCGGCCAGCGCCGCGAAGGCCGCCCCGATCGCCTTGCTGAGCGCCACCAGATCGTGCAGCCAGGTCCCGACCGCGGAGTCCACCGTGTAGTAGAACGCCGAGCCCTGCGTGGCCGGATCGGCGGCCAGCTCCGCCGACGTCATCGGCTCCAGCAGCGCCGCCAGATACCCCTGCACCACGAACAGCACACCCGCGAGCACCAGACAGAACAGCACCGCCCGCGCCACCTTCGACGAGCCCCCCGTCACCTCCTCCGCGAACGAGGCGATCGCGTCGAAGCCCAGATACGACAGCACGGCCACCGACACCGCCCCCAGCACCGCCGACAGGGAGAAACCGGAATCACCCGTGAGCGGGGTCAGCCAGCCGCGCTGCGCCCCGTCCCGTACGAGGACCACCACCGCCGACACCAGGAACACCAGCAGCACCACGATCTCCATAGCGAGCACCGCGAAGCCGACCCGGGCGGCGGCCCGCACGCCCCAGAGATTGAGGAACGTGGTGACGACGACCGCCAGTGCCGTCCACACCCACTGCGACACCGACGGCACGAGCGCGTTCAGCGCGATTCCGGAGAAGAGATAGGCGACCGCAGGGATCAGCAGATAGTCGAGCATCGCCATCCACCCGGCGATGAACCCCGGCCCCTCCCCGAGCCCCCTGCGCGCGTACGCGAAGACCGAGCCCGCCAACGGGGCGACGCGCACCATCTGGGCGTAACTGAAGGCGGTGAACGCCATCACCACGGTCGCCACGACATAGACCAGCGCGACCGCACCGCCCGATTTCGCGTCGAGCGTGC
This region includes:
- a CDS encoding APC family permease, which codes for MAGTGSGDGGGGAAVRGAHQEAGRLRRTLGFRDLVVYGLLFIAPMAPVGVFGTLDAKSGGAVALVYVVATVVMAFTAFSYAQMVRVAPLAGSVFAYARRGLGEGPGFIAGWMAMLDYLLIPAVAYLFSGIALNALVPSVSQWVWTALAVVVTTFLNLWGVRAAARVGFAVLAMEIVVLLVFLVSAVVVLVRDGAQRGWLTPLTGDSGFSLSAVLGAVSVAVLSYLGFDAIASFAEEVTGGSSKVARAVLFCLVLAGVLFVVQGYLAALLEPMTSAELAADPATQGSAFYYTVDSAVGTWLHDLVALSKAIGAAFAALAGQAAAGRLLFAMARERRLPTLLSKVDPRSGVPRVAILLAAVVTLVAAVWAARRADGLDRLVSVVDIGALTAFVLLHASVVGWFAVRRMEGPPSWWRHVLVPVVGAGVLITVIVEATASAQVVGVCWLGVGLVVLALQLGRRTA